A genomic region of Palaemon carinicauda isolate YSFRI2023 chromosome 22, ASM3689809v2, whole genome shotgun sequence contains the following coding sequences:
- the LOC137616089 gene encoding prenylated Rab acceptor protein 1-like isoform X4, whose translation MFLMNLPVQIQLASPAFHEWISRRKESVRPWLVFVNTHNFKIPQSFQRWTKRVVKNVDHYQSNYMFIFIGLIIYCLITSPLLFFAAFLSLSLCYFLALRNAEKKILIGGQEVALGHQFAAVGVLSLPVFYMAGAGAVLFWVIGATFFVIAIHASFYNIDSILGSDEEPFQTFEHPIEEV comes from the exons AT GTTCCTGATGAATCTTCCAGTGCAAATCCAGCTGGCCTCGCCAGCCTTCCATGAATGGATCTCCCGCCGCAAAGAAAGTGTAAGACCTTGGCTGGTCTTTGTCAATACTCACAATTTCAAG ATTCCCCAAAGCTTTCAGAGATGGACGAAGCGGGTAGTGAAAAATGTTGACCATTATCAGTCCAATTATATGTTTATCTTCATCGGCCTCATCATATATTGTTT GATAACCTCCCCGCTGCTATTCTTTGCCGCGTTTCTGTCTCTCTCCCTTTGCTATTTCCTGGCGCTGAGAAACGCTGAGAAGAAAATCCTCATAGGGGGTCAGGAAGTAGCACTGGGTCACCAGTTCGCCGCTGTCGGGGTTCTCTCGTTGCCTGTATTTTATATGGCGGGTGCTGGGGCTGTTCTCTTCTGGGTAATTG gggccactttcttcgtcatagcAATCCACGCTTCTTTCTATAACATTGATAGTATCCTTGGCTCCGACGAGGAACCCTTCCAAACTTTCGAACATCCCATAGAAGAG GTCTAG
- the LOC137616089 gene encoding prenylated Rab acceptor protein 1-like isoform X1 codes for MDHPIPRKKNQETKLPLYFKTSKPGENSAFLMNLPVQIQLASPAFHEWISRRKESVRPWLVFVNTHNFKIPQSFQRWTKRVVKNVDHYQSNYMFIFIGLIIYCLITSPLLFFAAFLSLSLCYFLALRNAEKKILIGGQEVALGHQFAAVGVLSLPVFYMAGAGAVLFWVIGATFFVIAIHASFYNIDSILGSDEEPFQTFEHPIEEV; via the exons ATGGATCATCCTATACCGAGAAAGAAAAATCAAGAAACGAAACTCCCACTATATTTCAAAACATCAAAACCTGGAGAAAATTCTGC GTTCCTGATGAATCTTCCAGTGCAAATCCAGCTGGCCTCGCCAGCCTTCCATGAATGGATCTCCCGCCGCAAAGAAAGTGTAAGACCTTGGCTGGTCTTTGTCAATACTCACAATTTCAAG ATTCCCCAAAGCTTTCAGAGATGGACGAAGCGGGTAGTGAAAAATGTTGACCATTATCAGTCCAATTATATGTTTATCTTCATCGGCCTCATCATATATTGTTT GATAACCTCCCCGCTGCTATTCTTTGCCGCGTTTCTGTCTCTCTCCCTTTGCTATTTCCTGGCGCTGAGAAACGCTGAGAAGAAAATCCTCATAGGGGGTCAGGAAGTAGCACTGGGTCACCAGTTCGCCGCTGTCGGGGTTCTCTCGTTGCCTGTATTTTATATGGCGGGTGCTGGGGCTGTTCTCTTCTGGGTAATTG gggccactttcttcgtcatagcAATCCACGCTTCTTTCTATAACATTGATAGTATCCTTGGCTCCGACGAGGAACCCTTCCAAACTTTCGAACATCCCATAGAAGAG GTCTAG
- the LOC137616089 gene encoding prenylated Rab acceptor protein 1-like isoform X2 has protein sequence MCLLFLKLIGVGCNLGFLMNLPVQIQLASPAFHEWISRRKESVRPWLVFVNTHNFKIPQSFQRWTKRVVKNVDHYQSNYMFIFIGLIIYCLITSPLLFFAAFLSLSLCYFLALRNAEKKILIGGQEVALGHQFAAVGVLSLPVFYMAGAGAVLFWVIGATFFVIAIHASFYNIDSILGSDEEPFQTFEHPIEEV, from the exons ATGTGCCTTCTTTTTCTCAAGCTTATCGGAGTTGGTTGCAATCTCGG GTTCCTGATGAATCTTCCAGTGCAAATCCAGCTGGCCTCGCCAGCCTTCCATGAATGGATCTCCCGCCGCAAAGAAAGTGTAAGACCTTGGCTGGTCTTTGTCAATACTCACAATTTCAAG ATTCCCCAAAGCTTTCAGAGATGGACGAAGCGGGTAGTGAAAAATGTTGACCATTATCAGTCCAATTATATGTTTATCTTCATCGGCCTCATCATATATTGTTT GATAACCTCCCCGCTGCTATTCTTTGCCGCGTTTCTGTCTCTCTCCCTTTGCTATTTCCTGGCGCTGAGAAACGCTGAGAAGAAAATCCTCATAGGGGGTCAGGAAGTAGCACTGGGTCACCAGTTCGCCGCTGTCGGGGTTCTCTCGTTGCCTGTATTTTATATGGCGGGTGCTGGGGCTGTTCTCTTCTGGGTAATTG gggccactttcttcgtcatagcAATCCACGCTTCTTTCTATAACATTGATAGTATCCTTGGCTCCGACGAGGAACCCTTCCAAACTTTCGAACATCCCATAGAAGAG GTCTAG
- the LOC137616089 gene encoding prenylated Rab acceptor protein 1-like isoform X3 yields MDESSSEPSLFKKFLMNLPVQIQLASPAFHEWISRRKESVRPWLVFVNTHNFKIPQSFQRWTKRVVKNVDHYQSNYMFIFIGLIIYCLITSPLLFFAAFLSLSLCYFLALRNAEKKILIGGQEVALGHQFAAVGVLSLPVFYMAGAGAVLFWVIGATFFVIAIHASFYNIDSILGSDEEPFQTFEHPIEEV; encoded by the exons ATGGACGAGTCCTCAAGTGAACCTAGTCTCTTCAAGAA GTTCCTGATGAATCTTCCAGTGCAAATCCAGCTGGCCTCGCCAGCCTTCCATGAATGGATCTCCCGCCGCAAAGAAAGTGTAAGACCTTGGCTGGTCTTTGTCAATACTCACAATTTCAAG ATTCCCCAAAGCTTTCAGAGATGGACGAAGCGGGTAGTGAAAAATGTTGACCATTATCAGTCCAATTATATGTTTATCTTCATCGGCCTCATCATATATTGTTT GATAACCTCCCCGCTGCTATTCTTTGCCGCGTTTCTGTCTCTCTCCCTTTGCTATTTCCTGGCGCTGAGAAACGCTGAGAAGAAAATCCTCATAGGGGGTCAGGAAGTAGCACTGGGTCACCAGTTCGCCGCTGTCGGGGTTCTCTCGTTGCCTGTATTTTATATGGCGGGTGCTGGGGCTGTTCTCTTCTGGGTAATTG gggccactttcttcgtcatagcAATCCACGCTTCTTTCTATAACATTGATAGTATCCTTGGCTCCGACGAGGAACCCTTCCAAACTTTCGAACATCCCATAGAAGAG GTCTAG